The Zobellia alginiliquefaciens genome contains a region encoding:
- a CDS encoding sulfatase family protein: MKKQILKSPVKLVVFFTLLFCSCGTKEEPTAKKEQGNNAPNIILFVADDHGTDAIGAYGNKVIKTPNLDQLAAEGVRFDNAYCTSASCAASRSVILTGLYGHATGSYGHVHDYHHFSSYNNVKSLPVLLEKSGYETARIGKYHVAPESVYHFQKVLEANPRNTVEMAEKCKDVLNSDKPFFLYFCTDDPHRGAPFESEPWNLPNSFGNKKEGYEGVETVTYDPKDVVVPSFLPDSKESREEIAQYYQSVSRIDQGFGKLMKMLKETGKDKNTVVIYISDNGMAFPGAKTTVYEPGIKLPCIIKDPFANLKGGTVNNALISWTDLTPTILDMANVTYDSNDFHGKSFKNILSEENPKGWDEMYASHTFHEITMYYPMRVVRDKNYKLIRNIAWRQEYPFASDLWAASTWQEVYRSEKEYFGKRKVKDYLFRPEFELFDLSKDPDESQNLANDENYTEVLEGLKTKMKAFQLETKDPWLISWDYDNSLQGTGVNL; encoded by the coding sequence ATGAAAAAACAGATTTTAAAATCTCCAGTAAAACTAGTGGTCTTTTTTACACTACTATTTTGCAGTTGTGGTACAAAAGAAGAACCAACCGCAAAAAAAGAACAAGGTAATAACGCTCCAAACATCATTCTCTTTGTTGCAGATGACCATGGCACGGATGCCATTGGTGCCTACGGAAACAAAGTTATTAAAACTCCAAATCTAGACCAATTGGCGGCAGAGGGCGTACGTTTTGACAATGCCTATTGTACCAGTGCCAGTTGCGCGGCGAGCAGGTCCGTTATTCTTACGGGATTATATGGGCATGCTACAGGATCCTACGGCCACGTACATGATTATCATCATTTTAGCAGCTATAACAACGTAAAATCACTACCCGTTCTACTTGAAAAATCGGGTTATGAAACGGCAAGAATTGGTAAATACCACGTTGCTCCTGAATCCGTCTATCATTTTCAAAAAGTATTGGAAGCCAACCCTAGAAACACAGTGGAAATGGCGGAAAAATGCAAGGATGTTCTCAATTCAGATAAACCGTTCTTTCTTTATTTCTGTACGGACGACCCGCACCGTGGCGCTCCATTTGAGTCGGAACCATGGAATCTCCCCAATAGCTTTGGCAACAAAAAAGAAGGATACGAAGGTGTTGAAACCGTTACCTACGACCCCAAAGACGTAGTGGTACCCAGTTTTCTACCTGACAGTAAAGAAAGTCGTGAAGAAATTGCACAATACTACCAAAGTGTTTCCCGGATAGACCAAGGGTTTGGTAAGCTCATGAAAATGCTCAAGGAAACGGGCAAGGATAAAAACACTGTCGTTATCTATATTTCTGATAATGGAATGGCCTTTCCCGGCGCTAAAACTACGGTTTATGAACCTGGCATCAAACTACCCTGTATTATAAAGGACCCCTTTGCCAACCTCAAAGGAGGTACGGTAAACAATGCCCTAATATCATGGACAGACCTTACGCCAACGATTTTGGATATGGCGAATGTCACCTATGATTCCAATGATTTTCATGGTAAATCGTTCAAAAACATACTCTCCGAAGAAAACCCAAAAGGGTGGGATGAAATGTATGCCTCCCATACGTTTCATGAAATTACCATGTATTACCCAATGCGTGTGGTAAGAGATAAAAATTACAAGCTGATTAGGAATATTGCCTGGCGACAAGAATACCCATTTGCATCAGACCTCTGGGCAGCTTCCACATGGCAAGAGGTCTACCGAAGTGAAAAAGAATACTTTGGAAAGCGCAAAGTTAAAGATTACCTCTTCCGCCCCGAATTTGAATTATTCGACCTGTCCAAAGACCCGGATGAAAGTCAAAACTTAGCCAATGATGAAAATTACACAGAAGTTTTAGAGGGCTTGAAAACGAAAATGAAAGCTTTTCAACTAGAAACCAAGGACCCTTGGCTCATTTCGTGGGACTATGACAATTCGCTACAAGGCACTGGTGTTAATCTCTAA
- a CDS encoding sulfatase family protein: protein MKILNKKLKLLTTLLVLAAIAQTYAQKPNIVIIYADDMGYGDLQCQNENSKIPTPHLNQLAAEGMRFTDAHSSSGICSPSRYALLTGTYHWRRQHGIVNSFGPPFFDESDVTLPELLKTNGYKTAAIGKWHLGWNWKFNNESSGEVFQWNKKRKFYKPEDIDWSDPLTGGPLDHGFDYYFGDGTINFPPYAWVENDKFIELPKAVMDVHNVGFDVNEGEWEFRPGPKVNGWNPYEVLPTLTKKTVEYINQQEVDKPFFLYFALPSPHAPIIPNKEFIGKSEAGPYGDYMFQTDWVAGQVLSALKEKGLDKNTIVIFTADNGSEKYAFERAEKYEHFSMGEFRGLKRDVWEGGHHIPFIIKWPNEIKAGTVSNEVISQIDIMATLAIITNTTLPHQAAPDSYNLLPLLKGKKYKNSLREATVHNTYNGIWGLRKGNWLYINKSSGEHTKMPDSFKKLRNYTDFDTPGLLFDMRTDAGQRNNIFEEHPDVIQEMATILETYRKQGYSVKR, encoded by the coding sequence ATGAAAATTTTGAATAAAAAACTAAAACTGCTTACCACACTTCTTGTGCTTGCAGCTATTGCCCAAACCTATGCTCAAAAGCCCAATATTGTCATTATTTATGCAGATGACATGGGGTATGGCGATTTACAATGTCAAAATGAAAATTCAAAAATCCCTACTCCTCATCTTAACCAATTAGCGGCTGAGGGCATGAGATTTACCGATGCCCATAGTTCATCGGGAATCTGTTCCCCTAGCCGATATGCGCTCCTCACCGGCACCTATCACTGGCGTAGACAGCATGGCATCGTTAACTCTTTCGGCCCTCCATTTTTTGATGAATCGGATGTTACGCTTCCTGAGCTCTTGAAAACCAATGGCTATAAAACTGCGGCTATTGGAAAATGGCATTTAGGCTGGAACTGGAAATTCAACAACGAATCTTCAGGTGAAGTTTTTCAGTGGAACAAAAAACGTAAGTTCTATAAACCAGAGGATATTGATTGGAGCGACCCGCTTACTGGTGGACCTTTAGACCATGGCTTCGATTATTATTTTGGGGATGGCACTATTAACTTCCCCCCATATGCATGGGTGGAAAATGACAAATTTATTGAGCTGCCAAAAGCGGTAATGGATGTTCACAATGTAGGTTTTGATGTTAACGAGGGGGAATGGGAATTTAGACCAGGCCCAAAAGTAAATGGTTGGAATCCGTACGAAGTACTACCTACACTAACCAAAAAGACAGTTGAATACATCAATCAGCAAGAGGTTGACAAACCTTTCTTTCTCTACTTTGCGTTGCCATCGCCTCATGCACCCATTATTCCAAACAAAGAATTTATCGGAAAATCCGAAGCAGGTCCGTATGGTGATTATATGTTTCAAACCGATTGGGTCGCGGGCCAAGTTTTAAGCGCTTTAAAAGAAAAAGGACTGGACAAAAACACTATCGTAATTTTCACAGCCGATAATGGTAGCGAGAAATACGCTTTTGAAAGAGCTGAAAAATATGAACATTTTAGTATGGGCGAATTTAGAGGCCTCAAACGTGATGTTTGGGAAGGAGGCCATCATATTCCCTTCATCATAAAATGGCCCAATGAGATAAAGGCAGGTACAGTTTCCAACGAAGTCATATCTCAAATAGATATTATGGCAACCCTTGCCATTATTACCAATACAACTTTACCCCACCAAGCGGCCCCGGATAGTTACAACTTGCTACCATTGCTAAAAGGCAAAAAATACAAGAACTCATTACGTGAAGCAACAGTACATAATACATACAATGGCATTTGGGGATTACGTAAAGGAAATTGGCTCTACATAAATAAATCCTCTGGCGAGCACACCAAAATGCCCGATTCTTTTAAGAAATTGAGAAACTACACGGATTTTGATACACCAGGGTTGCTTTTTGATATGAGAACAGATGCCGGGCAAAGAAATAATATTTTTGAAGAGCATCCTGATGTAATTCAAGAAATGGCCACTATTTTAGAAACTTATCGCAAACAAGGGTATTCGGTAAAACGATAA
- a CDS encoding right-handed parallel beta-helix repeat-containing protein: MKRVLSLWCILILTLVSSPVFAQHSDGEQVLFTTSISDDATPAVLARIRRADKEPISEIKFEKGTYHFYPDKAYERFTRISNHDDVMAKTALPLLGFKELTIDGQGSTFIYHGRMIPFLIEGSENITVQNVTIDWAMPFHSEGTIVAKDEKNNSFDIQFSDEYPYEIRNEQLIFIKEYYEHTLGQSILYDPARMAIAFDTEAYTPIVASRNSKVQHNLDKINYKYKVDPRSKVEKVRGKEDNLRAEELKPGTVRIFNHKKKLPPVGMILVCKGDQSLNRLAPAFRITGTDGFNANNVTVHHAGGMGLIAENSSDLILDGFHVKPSNGRMVSTSADATHFVGCRGKVVLKNSTFNNQLDDATNVHGTYQEVIDILSKNSIGVRIGHAQQQGFSIGKANDTIGLVRLADSFFAYGHLTLKKVEEINGRYQIITFKEQLPENLKVGDLIENLEGYPDLLVQNCNISRNRARGLLISNPKKTLIENNFFSTEMEAILVPVESSHWFESGNAANLIIRNNTFQDSQHSGFNRGIIRFVTDDDNDNIAFKNIQIIDNKFNQFDNMILEISNVDGLLFQGNTITNSGTFPMLHPENPAIRVASSKNIVFKKNDYKGKAKNILETDDSMPKLKFR; the protein is encoded by the coding sequence ATGAAAAGAGTTTTATCCCTTTGGTGCATTCTTATACTAACCCTTGTTTCGTCTCCTGTTTTCGCACAGCATAGCGATGGCGAACAGGTATTATTCACAACTTCTATTTCGGATGATGCTACTCCTGCGGTTCTCGCACGAATTAGGCGCGCAGATAAAGAACCTATTTCAGAAATAAAATTTGAAAAAGGCACCTATCACTTTTATCCGGATAAGGCCTACGAACGTTTTACCCGTATTTCTAATCATGATGATGTAATGGCGAAAACTGCCTTGCCTCTACTTGGTTTTAAAGAGCTTACTATTGATGGTCAAGGTTCCACCTTCATTTACCACGGTAGAATGATTCCTTTTTTAATTGAAGGCTCTGAAAACATTACAGTGCAGAACGTAACCATAGACTGGGCTATGCCGTTCCATAGCGAAGGAACTATTGTGGCCAAGGACGAGAAGAACAACTCGTTCGATATTCAATTTTCCGATGAATATCCGTATGAAATCCGGAATGAGCAGCTAATCTTCATCAAAGAATATTATGAGCATACCTTGGGGCAATCCATTCTGTATGACCCAGCAAGAATGGCCATCGCTTTTGACACCGAAGCATATACCCCGATTGTAGCTTCTCGCAATTCAAAAGTGCAGCATAACTTGGATAAGATCAATTATAAATACAAAGTAGACCCTCGTTCTAAAGTAGAAAAAGTTCGTGGCAAAGAAGACAATTTACGGGCAGAGGAATTAAAGCCTGGCACCGTGCGCATTTTCAATCACAAAAAGAAATTGCCACCGGTTGGCATGATTCTGGTTTGCAAAGGCGACCAAAGTCTGAACCGTTTGGCTCCTGCATTCCGTATTACCGGTACTGACGGTTTTAACGCCAACAACGTTACCGTACACCATGCAGGTGGTATGGGTTTGATCGCCGAAAATTCTTCAGACCTTATTTTGGATGGTTTTCACGTAAAACCGTCAAACGGCAGAATGGTATCTACTTCTGCAGATGCCACTCATTTTGTGGGTTGCCGGGGTAAAGTGGTATTAAAAAATAGCACTTTCAACAATCAGCTAGATGATGCCACCAACGTTCATGGCACATACCAAGAGGTAATAGACATCCTAAGTAAAAATAGTATTGGTGTTCGCATAGGCCACGCGCAGCAACAGGGTTTTTCAATTGGTAAAGCCAATGATACTATTGGTCTAGTACGTTTAGCAGATTCATTTTTCGCCTATGGCCATTTAACCCTTAAGAAGGTAGAGGAGATAAATGGCAGATATCAAATCATCACTTTTAAAGAACAACTCCCGGAAAATTTAAAAGTGGGCGACCTTATCGAAAACTTAGAAGGTTACCCTGATCTACTGGTCCAGAATTGCAATATTAGCCGCAATAGGGCACGCGGTCTTTTGATTTCCAACCCTAAGAAAACCTTGATAGAGAATAATTTTTTTAGCACTGAAATGGAGGCTATCTTAGTTCCTGTTGAAAGTAGTCATTGGTTTGAATCCGGCAACGCTGCCAATTTGATTATTAGAAACAATACTTTTCAAGATAGTCAGCATAGTGGATTCAACAGGGGAATAATTCGTTTTGTTACGGATGATGACAATGACAATATCGCCTTTAAAAACATTCAGATAATAGACAACAAATTCAATCAGTTTGATAATATGATTTTGGAAATTTCCAATGTTGACGGATTGTTGTTTCAAGGTAATACAATTACCAATTCAGGTACTTTTCCTATGTTACATCCCGAAAACCCTGCCATTAGGGTCGCGTCTTCCAAAAACATCGTTTTCAAGAAGAATGATTACAAAGGAAAAGCCAAAAATATTCTAGAAACCGATGATTCAATGCCCAAGCTAAAATTCCGATAA
- a CDS encoding VCBS repeat-containing protein — MPTLSSGRNSILPISRLKLLVSFVLLLVSCKENKQIETEGKENTLFQEVSCETTNVNFNNSVEATKSLNLFSYMYFYNGGGVAAGDLNGDGLDDLYFTGNQVQNKLYINKSNFEFIDVTEQTKTAGDSNAWYTGVTFADVTGDGKLDIYVSQIGDMLGTQGHNLLFINLGNDSQGVPKFKESAQEMGLIVKGATTQTTFFDYDLDGDLDAYVMTHSNFNDGVLPRAEKRSIISSNGDKLFRNDDTKFTDVTEESGIYSSTLGFGLGISTADINKDGYPDIYIGNDFYEDDYLYINNADGSFKEDLASRIKHTSRFSMGNDIADINNDALPDILSLDMQAYEPEILKASHGEDSYAIFNYKLSFGYQHQYAHNTFQLNKDGKHFSEIARLAGIEATDWSWSVLANDFDLDGHKDLFITNGIYRRSNDMDYMQFLSGDEVQKQLRSGNYDYSEALTEKMPSYPLQNFFYKNNNDLSFTNTSTAWGGSKKGFSNGAAYTDLDNDGDLDLVVNNLNAKASILKNTTLENDSLHKGYLRIKLKGESSNSYGIGSKITVSIHGNKQYQELLIARGYLSSSAPYLNFGVPKNAKIDTVQVQWPNGEETILTDITSGQELTISQENSSFQKPKVDSTKILFTALETNRLGVDYQHKENRFYEFNREHLIPHMNSTWGPPISVGDINGDGLDDFFVGGAQNQTAEIYLQRPNGKFIKSNQNALLTDVASEDTASELIDVNGDGHLDLIVGSGSNQEIKPDPKSLTRLYINNGKGNFSRNTGFPEIYTTVSNLAIADFDKDGDNDVFVSSRSIPGKYGSSPDSYLLLNDGKGNFTVDTPFQKYFKECGMVTSAKWVDLNKNGWKDLVLVGEWMPIKIYYNSNGNLSEANPAKNQLQFSNGWWNTVEMGDFDNDGDIDLIAGNLGLNSKLRASKNEPVQMYYADFDKNGWPEGVTTHFINGKEHVFSSKSLLEKQMVYLRKKFTTYSAFAEADFKDIFTAEELQNAKILKAYEFRSCFIENLGDQKFKLTPLPTAAQFSTVNTILPLDFDQDENLDVLLGENFYDSNTELGRYDAGYGTLLKNMGKANFTTIPISQSGLLLDKQTRHIKTLTSTKYGKLLVISNNNDSLQFYRHTSFE, encoded by the coding sequence ATGCCTACACTTTCTTCTGGACGTAATTCTATTTTACCAATCTCTCGGTTAAAGCTATTGGTTTCATTCGTATTGCTTTTGGTGTCCTGTAAAGAAAATAAACAAATCGAAACAGAGGGTAAGGAAAACACACTTTTCCAAGAGGTTTCCTGTGAAACTACCAATGTAAATTTTAATAATTCCGTTGAGGCCACCAAAAGTTTAAACTTATTCTCTTACATGTATTTTTACAATGGTGGAGGCGTTGCCGCTGGAGACTTAAATGGCGATGGATTGGATGACCTTTACTTTACAGGTAATCAAGTGCAGAATAAACTTTACATCAATAAAAGTAATTTTGAGTTCATAGATGTTACGGAACAAACCAAAACAGCTGGCGATTCAAATGCTTGGTATACCGGGGTTACTTTCGCAGATGTTACCGGTGACGGAAAATTAGATATTTACGTTAGCCAGATTGGTGATATGCTTGGCACCCAAGGGCACAACCTACTATTCATCAACTTAGGAAACGATTCGCAAGGAGTTCCAAAATTTAAAGAAAGTGCTCAGGAAATGGGCTTAATCGTCAAAGGCGCCACTACACAGACCACATTCTTCGATTACGATTTGGATGGCGATTTAGATGCCTACGTTATGACCCATTCTAATTTTAACGATGGCGTACTTCCACGTGCGGAAAAACGTTCAATTATTAGCTCTAATGGGGATAAATTATTCCGAAACGATGACACCAAGTTCACGGACGTAACCGAAGAATCTGGAATTTACAGCAGTACTCTCGGTTTCGGGCTGGGTATCAGTACTGCCGATATCAACAAAGATGGTTACCCAGATATTTATATTGGGAACGACTTTTACGAGGACGATTACCTCTATATTAACAATGCAGACGGTTCTTTTAAAGAAGATTTGGCCTCACGAATAAAACATACGAGTCGTTTTTCAATGGGCAACGATATTGCCGATATAAACAACGATGCTCTGCCCGATATTTTATCATTGGATATGCAGGCCTACGAGCCCGAAATTCTAAAAGCATCCCACGGGGAAGACTCATATGCCATTTTCAACTACAAATTATCTTTTGGCTATCAACATCAATACGCGCACAACACTTTTCAACTAAATAAAGACGGAAAACATTTTAGTGAAATCGCACGGTTGGCCGGCATTGAAGCAACGGACTGGAGCTGGTCCGTATTAGCCAACGATTTCGATTTGGACGGGCATAAAGATTTGTTTATCACCAACGGCATTTACAGAAGAAGTAATGATATGGACTATATGCAATTTCTTTCAGGCGATGAAGTTCAGAAGCAACTTCGCTCTGGAAATTATGATTATAGTGAAGCGCTCACTGAGAAAATGCCCAGTTATCCGTTGCAGAATTTTTTCTATAAAAACAACAATGACCTCAGCTTTACCAACACATCAACCGCATGGGGCGGTTCTAAAAAAGGGTTCTCGAACGGAGCGGCGTATACCGACTTAGATAATGATGGCGACCTAGATCTAGTTGTTAACAACCTTAATGCAAAAGCATCCATCCTAAAAAACACAACCCTTGAAAACGACTCGCTACACAAAGGTTATTTGCGTATAAAACTAAAAGGAGAGTCCAGTAACAGCTATGGTATCGGGTCTAAAATTACAGTGAGCATACATGGCAATAAACAGTACCAAGAATTGTTAATCGCTCGTGGCTACCTATCCTCATCTGCACCCTATCTTAACTTCGGAGTACCGAAAAATGCTAAAATCGATACGGTTCAAGTACAATGGCCTAATGGTGAAGAAACTATTTTAACCGATATAACTTCCGGTCAAGAATTAACTATTTCACAAGAGAATTCATCCTTTCAAAAACCTAAGGTAGACAGTACAAAAATTTTATTCACAGCTCTAGAAACTAACCGGTTGGGAGTGGATTACCAGCATAAAGAGAATCGTTTTTACGAATTCAACAGAGAACATCTAATACCCCATATGAACTCCACTTGGGGGCCACCAATTTCTGTAGGAGATATTAATGGTGATGGTTTAGACGATTTTTTTGTGGGTGGAGCCCAAAACCAAACTGCTGAAATATATTTACAACGGCCCAATGGCAAATTCATCAAATCAAACCAAAATGCACTACTAACCGATGTCGCTTCAGAAGATACCGCTTCAGAACTTATAGATGTAAACGGAGATGGTCATTTAGATTTAATTGTGGGCAGTGGCAGCAATCAAGAGATAAAACCAGACCCCAAGAGTCTAACCAGACTTTATATCAACAATGGTAAAGGAAACTTTTCTAGAAACACCGGCTTTCCAGAAATCTATACAACGGTTTCCAATCTCGCGATTGCCGATTTTGATAAAGATGGTGATAATGATGTTTTTGTATCCTCACGATCTATTCCCGGCAAATATGGCTCCTCCCCAGATTCCTATTTGCTTTTAAATGATGGTAAAGGAAATTTTACCGTGGATACTCCTTTCCAAAAATACTTCAAAGAATGTGGAATGGTTACTTCTGCAAAATGGGTTGATTTAAATAAGAATGGTTGGAAAGACCTTGTTTTAGTTGGGGAGTGGATGCCCATAAAAATATATTACAATTCAAACGGAAATCTTAGCGAAGCGAATCCGGCGAAAAACCAACTACAGTTCTCGAACGGCTGGTGGAACACGGTAGAAATGGGAGATTTTGACAATGATGGCGATATCGATTTGATTGCCGGTAATTTGGGGCTCAACTCAAAGTTGAGGGCATCGAAAAATGAACCTGTTCAGATGTATTATGCCGATTTTGACAAGAATGGATGGCCCGAAGGTGTTACCACTCATTTTATAAACGGGAAGGAACATGTTTTTTCCTCCAAAAGTCTTTTAGAGAAGCAAATGGTCTATCTCCGTAAAAAGTTTACCACATATAGCGCTTTTGCGGAAGCCGACTTTAAAGACATTTTTACAGCGGAAGAATTACAGAATGCTAAAATTTTGAAAGCCTACGAATTCAGAAGCTGTTTTATAGAAAACCTAGGAGATCAAAAATTTAAACTTACCCCTTTACCTACAGCTGCACAATTCTCAACCGTAAATACAATACTTCCATTAGATTTTGATCAAGACGAAAATTTAGATGTATTGCTCGGAGAAAACTTCTATGATTCCAATACCGAATTAGGGCGCTACGATGCAGGTTATGGCACCCTTCTAAAAAATATGGGAAAAGCTAATTTCACAACAATACCCATTTCCCAATCAGGTTTATTACTGGACAAACAGACGAGACATATCAAAACGCTAACAAGCACAAAATATGGAAAACTACTGGTTATCAGTAACAACAATGATAGCCTTCAGTTTTATCGGCATACTTCTTTTGAGTAG
- a CDS encoding alpha-1,3-galactosidase-related protein, with product MFNFYSLKALYLCAIFFFSTYHLAAQETIHLKAEAEDMTPLVREALENATDKNLTLVFDKGIYKFLPDYATQQYSYITNHGNGLKNIIFLLEDFDSVTIEGNGAEFIFHGQVAPFQIRNCGKLTVKNLKMDWDIPFLFQGEVLAIDKKQGWRDIKPFTDGFSWELKKDRIFFPNIDGFSFPELGSTLAFNAEHKRVAHGAWDMSSRPRWVEKRPNGVLRFHEHLKQYPAVGSILNSKGDHDHNRYAPAFQITSSKDVHLEDVTIHHALGMGLLFERTENITINNCGIYVREGSDRVVSTIADATHFANCKGDILIENSTFKHMLDDGTNVHGTYVVVDKILNDHSVRVYLQHFEQMGFEFAASGDEVWLIQQPSPKRGPENTVTNVAVVNDKYSDITFKNKLPHSLAEGDILENKTWNPTFTMRGCTIKDHRARNIVLKTPLKTVIEGNNFSAMMSSIFFRGETYFWFESGAVEDVLIQNNNFEYSAYSGMEHAILNITPRLGKDFDQTEIYDRNIRFINNNIKTFDNRIVWADRVDGLIISGNTIEQTREELSLYPNAHQFDFKNCKNVEILNNTYKGNAEKVLKTEGSSTEKIKFKRNKGFANHEK from the coding sequence ATGTTCAATTTCTATTCTTTAAAAGCACTTTACCTGTGCGCTATATTCTTTTTTAGTACTTACCATCTTGCGGCACAGGAGACCATTCACTTAAAGGCAGAAGCCGAAGACATGACCCCTTTGGTTCGTGAAGCCCTGGAGAATGCAACCGATAAAAACTTGACTTTGGTTTTTGATAAAGGGATTTATAAATTTTTACCCGATTATGCCACCCAACAGTATTCTTACATCACGAATCACGGGAACGGATTAAAAAACATTATTTTTCTATTGGAGGATTTTGATTCCGTAACCATAGAAGGCAACGGTGCTGAATTTATCTTTCATGGGCAAGTCGCTCCTTTCCAAATTAGAAATTGTGGGAAGCTAACCGTAAAAAACCTAAAAATGGATTGGGATATTCCTTTTTTATTTCAAGGTGAAGTGTTAGCCATTGATAAAAAACAGGGGTGGCGAGATATTAAACCTTTTACCGACGGGTTTTCATGGGAATTGAAGAAAGACCGTATTTTCTTCCCCAATATAGATGGTTTCTCGTTTCCTGAGTTAGGCAGCACTTTGGCATTTAATGCGGAACATAAACGAGTAGCACATGGCGCATGGGATATGAGCAGCAGACCGCGTTGGGTAGAGAAAAGACCTAATGGAGTCCTTCGTTTTCATGAACATTTAAAGCAATATCCGGCTGTAGGTTCAATTTTAAATTCAAAGGGAGATCATGACCATAACCGCTATGCGCCGGCTTTTCAAATTACATCTTCCAAAGATGTTCATTTGGAAGATGTAACGATTCACCATGCCTTGGGAATGGGATTACTTTTTGAGCGAACTGAAAATATTACCATCAACAATTGCGGCATTTATGTTCGTGAGGGCTCAGACCGAGTGGTTTCTACCATTGCAGACGCTACCCATTTTGCCAATTGCAAGGGTGATATTCTTATTGAGAATTCCACTTTTAAGCATATGCTGGACGATGGCACCAATGTGCATGGGACGTATGTAGTTGTAGATAAAATTTTAAATGACCATAGCGTCCGCGTATATCTTCAGCATTTTGAACAGATGGGTTTTGAATTTGCTGCCTCAGGCGATGAAGTATGGCTTATACAACAGCCCAGCCCAAAAAGGGGTCCTGAAAATACCGTAACCAATGTTGCCGTGGTAAATGACAAATACTCGGACATCACTTTTAAAAATAAATTACCTCATTCTTTAGCCGAGGGTGACATTCTTGAAAACAAAACATGGAATCCTACCTTTACCATGCGCGGTTGCACGATTAAGGACCATAGGGCACGCAATATTGTTCTAAAAACACCTTTGAAAACCGTAATTGAGGGCAATAATTTTTCCGCTATGATGTCTTCTATTTTCTTCAGGGGAGAAACCTATTTCTGGTTTGAATCCGGCGCGGTTGAAGATGTCCTGATTCAGAATAACAATTTTGAATATAGCGCTTACAGCGGTATGGAACATGCCATTTTAAATATCACGCCACGCCTCGGGAAGGATTTTGATCAGACTGAAATATATGACCGTAACATCCGCTTTATCAATAACAACATTAAAACTTTTGACAACCGGATTGTTTGGGCCGATCGGGTAGACGGATTAATCATATCCGGTAACACAATTGAACAAACCCGGGAAGAACTGTCTCTTTATCCCAATGCACATCAGTTCGATTTTAAAAATTGTAAAAACGTTGAAATTTTAAACAACACCTATAAAGGAAATGCAGAAAAGGTGCTTAAAACGGAAGGCTCATCAACTGAAAAAATTAAATTCAAACGTAATAAGGGGTTTGCAAACCACGAAAAGTAA